The following proteins are encoded in a genomic region of Takifugu rubripes chromosome 9, fTakRub1.2, whole genome shotgun sequence:
- the LOC101070670 gene encoding protein spire homolog 2 isoform X3, which translates to MARSTKRTAEDGDPRITVPTDRVESRDLSEPRELSLEEVLKSYEQPINEEQAWAVCYQCCSGLRVPRPPTAGVSPVKGPSSILLHRDGTVALRTRNSGPDQLSDAALVSSDDDALLPAALERQLVQSLGVAIYRALDWGLDDSEERELGPQLERLIERMAGGDQGGEGGNPAGNSAADEGYSGQEEEEEEEEEEEEEPERALKPVRTFRQVMALCASRLADPSLAPEHYQAVCRALFVETLELQTFLIKIRDAKQMLKKITSEESPGDNSTAELDALKHRDWARLWVQLMKELRQGVKLKKVQEQPFNTLPTEFSLTPFEMLMQDIRARKFQLRKVMVGGDIPTRVKRNAHELILDFIRSRPPLKPVSERSLPPPPPQQQSLHERVLAEIKQERRLRPVVQPSSRPFGSLPCLAETCPCDVKSTSCIDLSLCRPSSRPRILLKAPTLAEMEEMNLYEEDESPDSGELRRAESSPTPLKRDRSFSEHDLALLRGETLPSLAGSAQQDGGVRLRDERPRSRTLTGSRPMPNYRAASFPSQGWTPASPARLSLSSVDETTETKSSSSVGDEHQWMEFSHPVESLALTVDEVINVRRVLVKAEMEKFLQRKELYNNLKKGKVCCCCKVKFPLFSWPSTCLLCKRSVCCSCSAKRLSGLDFVCFVVGV; encoded by the exons ATGGCCAGATCCACCAAGCGAACCGCCGAGGATGGAGACCCACGGATAACCGTTCCCACGGACCGCGTCGAGTCGCGGGACCTGTCCGAGCCCCGGGAActgtctctggaggaggtgctgaagtCCTATGAGCAGCCCATCAACGAGGAGCAGGCATGGGCGGTGTGCTACCAGTGCTGCAGCGGGCTCCGGGTGCCCCGCCCGCCAACGGCAGGAGTCAGCCCGGTAAAGGGTCCATCTTCCATCCTCCTGCACCGGGACGGAACCGTGGCCCTGCGGACGCGCAACAGCG GTCCTGACCAGTTGAGCGACGCCGCCCTTGTCTCTTCGGACGATGACGCTCTTCTTCCTGCGGCTCTGGAGCGCCAG ctggtccagtcgCTGGGAGTGGCCATCTACCGAGCTCTGGACTGGGGGCTGGACGACAGCGAGGAGCGGGAGCTCGGCCCGCAGCTGGAGCGCCTCATCGAACGCATGGCGGGAGGCGACCAGGGCGGAGAGGGCGGCAACCCCGCTGGCAACAGCGCAGCAGATGAGGGGTACAGCggccaggaagaggaggaggaggaggaggaagaggaagaggaggagccggAGCGAGCGCTGAAGCCGGTGCGCACCTTCCGCCAGGTGATGGCTCTGTGTGCGTCCCGGCTGGCCGACCCCAGCTTGGCTCCAGAGCACTACCAGGCGGTCTGCAGGGCTCTTTTTGTAGAAacgctggagctgcagacgTTCCTCATCAAAATCCGAGACGCTAAACAG ATGCTGAAGAAGATCACCTCAGAGGAATCACCCGGAGACAATTCAACAGCCGAGCTGGATGCCCTGAAGCACAGAGACTGG GCACGTCTGTGGGTGCAGCTGATGAAGGAGCTCCGGCAGGGAGTGAAGCTGAAGAAGGTGCAGGAGCAGCCCTTCAACACTCTGCCCACGGAATTCAGCCTCACCCCCTTTGAGATGCTGATGCAGGACATACGAGCTCGCAAATTCCAGCTGCGCAAAGTCATG GTGGGCGGCGATATACCCACCAGAGTGAAGAGGAACGCCCATGAACTCATCTTGGACTTCATCAGATCCAGACCCCCCCTTAAACCA GTTTCCGAGcgcagcctccctcctcccccgcccCAGCAACAGTCACTCCACGAGCGGGTCCTGGCTGAGATCAAGCAGGAGCGAAGGCTCAGGCCCGTGGTCCAGCCCAGCTCGAGAC CGTTTGGCTCCCTCCCCTGTCTGGCTGAGACTTGTCCTTGCGACGTTAAATCCACTTCCTGCATTGATCTGTCCCTCTGCCGCCCGTCGTCCCGCCCACGCATCCTGCTCAAGGCTCCCACTCtggcagagatggaggagatgaaccTATATGAG GAAGACGAGTCTCCAGACAGCGGGGAGCTACGGAGAGCAGAGAGCTCCCCCACCCCTTTAAAAAGAGACCGTTCCTTCTCGGAGCACGACCTGGCTTTACTCCGTGGGGAGACCCTGCCTTCACTAGCCGGGTCCGCCCAGCAGGACGGGGGGGTCCGGCTCAGGGATGAGAGGCCTCGGTCCAGAACGCTGACCGGCTCCAGACCGATGCCTAATTATAGAG CAGCGTCCTTCCCATCACAGGGCTGGACGCCAGCCTCTCCAGCTCGCCTGTCCCTGAGTTCAGTCGACGAGACCACGGAGACAAAGAGCAGCTCCAGCGTTGGAGACGAGCACCAGTGGATG GAGTTCAGCCACCCTGTGGAGAGTCTCGCCCTGACGGTGGATGAGGTCATCAACGTGCGCCGAGTGTTGGTGAAAGCAGAAATGGAGAAGTTTCTTCAGAGGAAAGAGCTCTATAATAACCTGAAGAAGGGCAAG gtctgctgctgctgtaaagtgaagttccctcttttctcctggcCTTCCACCTGCCTACTGTGTAAAAG GTCCGTCTGTTGTTCCTGCAGCGCCAAG AGGCTAAGTGGTTtggattttgtgtgttttgtcgtTGGTGTGTAG
- the LOC101070670 gene encoding protein spire homolog 2 isoform X2: protein MARSTKRTAEDGDPRITVPTDRVESRDLSEPRELSLEEVLKSYEQPINEEQAWAVCYQCCSGLRVPRPPTAGVSPVKGPSSILLHRDGTVALRTRNSGPDQLSDAALVSSDDDALLPAALERQLVQSLGVAIYRALDWGLDDSEERELGPQLERLIERMAGGDQGGEGGNPAGNSAADEGYSGQEEEEEEEEEEEEEPERALKPVRTFRQVMALCASRLADPSLAPEHYQAVCRALFVETLELQTFLIKIRDAKQMLKKITSEESPGDNSTAELDALKHRDWARLWVQLMKELRQGVKLKKVQEQPFNTLPTEFSLTPFEMLMQDIRARKFQLRKVMVGGDIPTRVKRNAHELILDFIRSRPPLKPVSERSLPPPPPQQQSLHERVLAEIKQERRLRPVVQPSSRPFGSLPCLAETCPCDVKSTSCIDLSLCRPSSRPRILLKAPTLAEMEEMNLYEEDESPDSGELRRAESSPTPLKRDRSFSEHDLALLRGETLPSLAGSAQQDGGVRLRDERPRSRTLTGSRPMPNYRASFPSQGWTPASPARLSLSSVDETTETKSSSSVGDEHQWMEFSHPVESLALTVDEVINVRRVLVKAEMEKFLQRKELYNNLKKGKVCCCCKVKFPLFSWPSTCLLCKRSVCCSCSAKMKIPSKKMAHIPVYTVGFHSTPRSHGQKFQVYKSLHNLSRRSVEEEFPHLYAHGCTLRDVCAECTKFIADVVSSSRRSLDILNNTPKRKPKAAAAAAGTEGPQHQPHLHPAAQPESPSPPSPHPHLQPGPRSNHQQQSLHTSHRSSTARPSKV from the exons ATGGCCAGATCCACCAAGCGAACCGCCGAGGATGGAGACCCACGGATAACCGTTCCCACGGACCGCGTCGAGTCGCGGGACCTGTCCGAGCCCCGGGAActgtctctggaggaggtgctgaagtCCTATGAGCAGCCCATCAACGAGGAGCAGGCATGGGCGGTGTGCTACCAGTGCTGCAGCGGGCTCCGGGTGCCCCGCCCGCCAACGGCAGGAGTCAGCCCGGTAAAGGGTCCATCTTCCATCCTCCTGCACCGGGACGGAACCGTGGCCCTGCGGACGCGCAACAGCG GTCCTGACCAGTTGAGCGACGCCGCCCTTGTCTCTTCGGACGATGACGCTCTTCTTCCTGCGGCTCTGGAGCGCCAG ctggtccagtcgCTGGGAGTGGCCATCTACCGAGCTCTGGACTGGGGGCTGGACGACAGCGAGGAGCGGGAGCTCGGCCCGCAGCTGGAGCGCCTCATCGAACGCATGGCGGGAGGCGACCAGGGCGGAGAGGGCGGCAACCCCGCTGGCAACAGCGCAGCAGATGAGGGGTACAGCggccaggaagaggaggaggaggaggaggaagaggaagaggaggagccggAGCGAGCGCTGAAGCCGGTGCGCACCTTCCGCCAGGTGATGGCTCTGTGTGCGTCCCGGCTGGCCGACCCCAGCTTGGCTCCAGAGCACTACCAGGCGGTCTGCAGGGCTCTTTTTGTAGAAacgctggagctgcagacgTTCCTCATCAAAATCCGAGACGCTAAACAG ATGCTGAAGAAGATCACCTCAGAGGAATCACCCGGAGACAATTCAACAGCCGAGCTGGATGCCCTGAAGCACAGAGACTGG GCACGTCTGTGGGTGCAGCTGATGAAGGAGCTCCGGCAGGGAGTGAAGCTGAAGAAGGTGCAGGAGCAGCCCTTCAACACTCTGCCCACGGAATTCAGCCTCACCCCCTTTGAGATGCTGATGCAGGACATACGAGCTCGCAAATTCCAGCTGCGCAAAGTCATG GTGGGCGGCGATATACCCACCAGAGTGAAGAGGAACGCCCATGAACTCATCTTGGACTTCATCAGATCCAGACCCCCCCTTAAACCA GTTTCCGAGcgcagcctccctcctcccccgcccCAGCAACAGTCACTCCACGAGCGGGTCCTGGCTGAGATCAAGCAGGAGCGAAGGCTCAGGCCCGTGGTCCAGCCCAGCTCGAGAC CGTTTGGCTCCCTCCCCTGTCTGGCTGAGACTTGTCCTTGCGACGTTAAATCCACTTCCTGCATTGATCTGTCCCTCTGCCGCCCGTCGTCCCGCCCACGCATCCTGCTCAAGGCTCCCACTCtggcagagatggaggagatgaaccTATATGAG GAAGACGAGTCTCCAGACAGCGGGGAGCTACGGAGAGCAGAGAGCTCCCCCACCCCTTTAAAAAGAGACCGTTCCTTCTCGGAGCACGACCTGGCTTTACTCCGTGGGGAGACCCTGCCTTCACTAGCCGGGTCCGCCCAGCAGGACGGGGGGGTCCGGCTCAGGGATGAGAGGCCTCGGTCCAGAACGCTGACCGGCTCCAGACCGATGCCTAATTATAGAG CGTCCTTCCCATCACAGGGCTGGACGCCAGCCTCTCCAGCTCGCCTGTCCCTGAGTTCAGTCGACGAGACCACGGAGACAAAGAGCAGCTCCAGCGTTGGAGACGAGCACCAGTGGATG GAGTTCAGCCACCCTGTGGAGAGTCTCGCCCTGACGGTGGATGAGGTCATCAACGTGCGCCGAGTGTTGGTGAAAGCAGAAATGGAGAAGTTTCTTCAGAGGAAAGAGCTCTATAATAACCTGAAGAAGGGCAAG gtctgctgctgctgtaaagtgaagttccctcttttctcctggcCTTCCACCTGCCTACTGTGTAAAAG GTCCGTCTGTTGTTCCTGCAGCGCCAAG ATGAAGATTCCTTCGAAAAAGATGGCCCACATTCCTGTGTACACTGTGGGTTTCCACAGCACTCCAAGAAGCCATGGACAAAAATTCCAAGTCTACAA GTCCTTACACAACCTGTCTCGCCGCTCAGTGGAAGAGGAGTTCCCTCACCTGTACGCCCACGGCTGCACGCTGCGCGACGTCTGCGCCGAGTGCACCAAGTTCATCGCCGACGTCGTTTCCTCCAGCCGCCGAAGCCTGGACATCCTCAACAACACCCCGAAGAGGAAgcccaaagctgctgctgctgctgctgggacggAGGGGCCACAGCATCAgccccacctccaccctgcAGCCCAGCCAGAATCaccatctcccccctccccccacccccacctgcagCCCGGTCCTCGGTCCAACCACCAGCAACAGAGCCTCCATACGTCTCACCGCAGCTCTACAGCAAGACCATCAAAAGTGTAG
- the LOC101070670 gene encoding protein spire homolog 2 isoform X1 — protein sequence MARSTKRTAEDGDPRITVPTDRVESRDLSEPRELSLEEVLKSYEQPINEEQAWAVCYQCCSGLRVPRPPTAGVSPVKGPSSILLHRDGTVALRTRNSGPDQLSDAALVSSDDDALLPAALERQLVQSLGVAIYRALDWGLDDSEERELGPQLERLIERMAGGDQGGEGGNPAGNSAADEGYSGQEEEEEEEEEEEEEPERALKPVRTFRQVMALCASRLADPSLAPEHYQAVCRALFVETLELQTFLIKIRDAKQMLKKITSEESPGDNSTAELDALKHRDWARLWVQLMKELRQGVKLKKVQEQPFNTLPTEFSLTPFEMLMQDIRARKFQLRKVMVGGDIPTRVKRNAHELILDFIRSRPPLKPVSERSLPPPPPQQQSLHERVLAEIKQERRLRPVVQPSSRPFGSLPCLAETCPCDVKSTSCIDLSLCRPSSRPRILLKAPTLAEMEEMNLYEEDESPDSGELRRAESSPTPLKRDRSFSEHDLALLRGETLPSLAGSAQQDGGVRLRDERPRSRTLTGSRPMPNYRAASFPSQGWTPASPARLSLSSVDETTETKSSSSVGDEHQWMEFSHPVESLALTVDEVINVRRVLVKAEMEKFLQRKELYNNLKKGKVCCCCKVKFPLFSWPSTCLLCKRSVCCSCSAKMKIPSKKMAHIPVYTVGFHSTPRSHGQKFQVYKSLHNLSRRSVEEEFPHLYAHGCTLRDVCAECTKFIADVVSSSRRSLDILNNTPKRKPKAAAAAAGTEGPQHQPHLHPAAQPESPSPPSPHPHLQPGPRSNHQQQSLHTSHRSSTARPSKV from the exons ATGGCCAGATCCACCAAGCGAACCGCCGAGGATGGAGACCCACGGATAACCGTTCCCACGGACCGCGTCGAGTCGCGGGACCTGTCCGAGCCCCGGGAActgtctctggaggaggtgctgaagtCCTATGAGCAGCCCATCAACGAGGAGCAGGCATGGGCGGTGTGCTACCAGTGCTGCAGCGGGCTCCGGGTGCCCCGCCCGCCAACGGCAGGAGTCAGCCCGGTAAAGGGTCCATCTTCCATCCTCCTGCACCGGGACGGAACCGTGGCCCTGCGGACGCGCAACAGCG GTCCTGACCAGTTGAGCGACGCCGCCCTTGTCTCTTCGGACGATGACGCTCTTCTTCCTGCGGCTCTGGAGCGCCAG ctggtccagtcgCTGGGAGTGGCCATCTACCGAGCTCTGGACTGGGGGCTGGACGACAGCGAGGAGCGGGAGCTCGGCCCGCAGCTGGAGCGCCTCATCGAACGCATGGCGGGAGGCGACCAGGGCGGAGAGGGCGGCAACCCCGCTGGCAACAGCGCAGCAGATGAGGGGTACAGCggccaggaagaggaggaggaggaggaggaagaggaagaggaggagccggAGCGAGCGCTGAAGCCGGTGCGCACCTTCCGCCAGGTGATGGCTCTGTGTGCGTCCCGGCTGGCCGACCCCAGCTTGGCTCCAGAGCACTACCAGGCGGTCTGCAGGGCTCTTTTTGTAGAAacgctggagctgcagacgTTCCTCATCAAAATCCGAGACGCTAAACAG ATGCTGAAGAAGATCACCTCAGAGGAATCACCCGGAGACAATTCAACAGCCGAGCTGGATGCCCTGAAGCACAGAGACTGG GCACGTCTGTGGGTGCAGCTGATGAAGGAGCTCCGGCAGGGAGTGAAGCTGAAGAAGGTGCAGGAGCAGCCCTTCAACACTCTGCCCACGGAATTCAGCCTCACCCCCTTTGAGATGCTGATGCAGGACATACGAGCTCGCAAATTCCAGCTGCGCAAAGTCATG GTGGGCGGCGATATACCCACCAGAGTGAAGAGGAACGCCCATGAACTCATCTTGGACTTCATCAGATCCAGACCCCCCCTTAAACCA GTTTCCGAGcgcagcctccctcctcccccgcccCAGCAACAGTCACTCCACGAGCGGGTCCTGGCTGAGATCAAGCAGGAGCGAAGGCTCAGGCCCGTGGTCCAGCCCAGCTCGAGAC CGTTTGGCTCCCTCCCCTGTCTGGCTGAGACTTGTCCTTGCGACGTTAAATCCACTTCCTGCATTGATCTGTCCCTCTGCCGCCCGTCGTCCCGCCCACGCATCCTGCTCAAGGCTCCCACTCtggcagagatggaggagatgaaccTATATGAG GAAGACGAGTCTCCAGACAGCGGGGAGCTACGGAGAGCAGAGAGCTCCCCCACCCCTTTAAAAAGAGACCGTTCCTTCTCGGAGCACGACCTGGCTTTACTCCGTGGGGAGACCCTGCCTTCACTAGCCGGGTCCGCCCAGCAGGACGGGGGGGTCCGGCTCAGGGATGAGAGGCCTCGGTCCAGAACGCTGACCGGCTCCAGACCGATGCCTAATTATAGAG CAGCGTCCTTCCCATCACAGGGCTGGACGCCAGCCTCTCCAGCTCGCCTGTCCCTGAGTTCAGTCGACGAGACCACGGAGACAAAGAGCAGCTCCAGCGTTGGAGACGAGCACCAGTGGATG GAGTTCAGCCACCCTGTGGAGAGTCTCGCCCTGACGGTGGATGAGGTCATCAACGTGCGCCGAGTGTTGGTGAAAGCAGAAATGGAGAAGTTTCTTCAGAGGAAAGAGCTCTATAATAACCTGAAGAAGGGCAAG gtctgctgctgctgtaaagtgaagttccctcttttctcctggcCTTCCACCTGCCTACTGTGTAAAAG GTCCGTCTGTTGTTCCTGCAGCGCCAAG ATGAAGATTCCTTCGAAAAAGATGGCCCACATTCCTGTGTACACTGTGGGTTTCCACAGCACTCCAAGAAGCCATGGACAAAAATTCCAAGTCTACAA GTCCTTACACAACCTGTCTCGCCGCTCAGTGGAAGAGGAGTTCCCTCACCTGTACGCCCACGGCTGCACGCTGCGCGACGTCTGCGCCGAGTGCACCAAGTTCATCGCCGACGTCGTTTCCTCCAGCCGCCGAAGCCTGGACATCCTCAACAACACCCCGAAGAGGAAgcccaaagctgctgctgctgctgctgggacggAGGGGCCACAGCATCAgccccacctccaccctgcAGCCCAGCCAGAATCaccatctcccccctccccccacccccacctgcagCCCGGTCCTCGGTCCAACCACCAGCAACAGAGCCTCCATACGTCTCACCGCAGCTCTACAGCAAGACCATCAAAAGTGTAG